In Camelina sativa cultivar DH55 chromosome 16, Cs, whole genome shotgun sequence, a single window of DNA contains:
- the LOC104752864 gene encoding uncharacterized protein LOC104752864 yields the protein MYSLILHGKKLCELQKWRHLSFAVQNASYFSNSFSSVATAAYRDGRKGRNFTVSYLVDSLGLTRKVAESISMRVSFEDKGNADSVLSLFRGHGFTDSQISSIVTDYPTLLVLDAEKKLAPKLQFLQSRGASSSEFTQIVSTVPEILGKKAAKTISRYYGFIKEIIEADKSSNYEKLCQSSPEGSRQWNKIRNVLVLRELGVPQRILFSLLISDAQPVCGKINFEESLKKVVEMGFVPTSSKFVQALKVVYRYSDKRIEEKVNVCKGLGFSEGDVWEMFKKCPSFLNHSEKKIVRSIETLKKCGLVEDEVLSLMKKFPQCVGASEKKILNCIETFLCLGFSRDEFVILAKRFPQCLILSAETVTKKTEFVVKKMNWPLRSVITTPAMLGYSMQKRTVPRCNVIKALMSKGLLESELPPMSSVLVCTNEEFLNKYVRNHDDKELVHELMAIFTKDRIL from the coding sequence ATGTATTCTCTGATACTCCATGGCAAAAAGTTGTGCGAGTTGCAGAAATGGCGTCATTTGAGTTTTGCAGTGCAAAATGCATCTTATTTTTCCAATTCCTTCTCCTCTGTCGCTACTGCTGCTTATAGAGATGGTCGTAAAGGTAGGAACTTTACAGTCTCTTACCTCGTTGATTCATTGGGTTTGACTAGAAAAGTAGCTGAATCGATCTCAATGAGAGTCAGTTTCGAGGACAAGGGCAATGCTGATTCAGTTCTGAGTCTTTTTAGAGGTCATGGGTTCACTGATTCTCAGATCTCAAGCATCGTTACGGACTATCCAACATTGCTTGTATTAGATGCTGAGAAAAAACTTGCTCCCAAGCTTCAGTTTTTGCAGTCAAGAGGAGCTTCAAGCTCTGAGTTCACTCAGATTGTTTCTACAGTTCCTGAAATCTTGGGAAAGAAAGCTGCCAAAACTATAAGCAGATACTATGGTTTCATCAAAGAGATTATAGAGGCAGATAAGAGTTCCAATTATGAAAAGTTATGTCAATCTTCGCCAGAGGGTAGTAGACAGTGGAATAAAATCAGGAATGTTTTGGTTCTGAGAGAGTTGGGTGTGCCTCAGAGGATTTTATTCTCCTTGCTCATCTCTGATGCCCAACCTGTTTgtggaaaaataaattttgaagaaTCACTCAAGAAAGTTGTTGAGATGGGTTTTGTTCCAACCTCCTCAAAGTTTGTCCAAGCTCTTAAGGTTGTTTACAGATACAGCGACAAAAGAATAGAAGAAAAAGTCAACGTCTGTAAAGGGTTAGGCTTTTCTGAGGGAGATGTATGGGAAATGTTCAAGAAGTGTCCTAGCTTTCTGAATCACTCGGAGAAGAAGATAGTTCGGAGCATTGAGACCCTGAAGAAGTGTGGACTAGTCGAAGACGAGGTCCTTTCACTGATGAAGAAGTTTCCGCAATGCGTTGGTGCttcagagaagaagatattgaACTGCATTGAAACATTTCTTTGCCTCGGATTCAGCAGAGATGAGTTTGTTATACTAGCCAAGCGCTTTCCCCAGTGTCTTATTTTATCTGCAGAGACTGTGACAAAGAAGACTGAGTttgtggtgaagaagatgaattggCCTCTAAGGTCTGTGATTACAACCCCTGCGATGCTTGGATACAGCATGCAGAAGAGGACTGTCCCAAGGTGTAATGTAATTAAAGCTCTCATGTCAAAAGGTTTGCTCGAAAGTGAACTCCCTCCAATGTCGTCTGTTTTGGTATGTACCAATGAAGAGTTCTTAAACAAGTATGTGCGTAACCATGATGACAAGGAGCTTGTGCATGAGTTGATGGCTATTTTCACCAAAGACCGTATTTTATAG